DNA from Danaus plexippus chromosome 6, MEX_DaPlex, whole genome shotgun sequence:
GCATACAGTGTGTGAATtcttatatatgcatatagcAAGTGAATTCGTATTAGGTACATGCATTtccaattttgaaaaaatttcgTGATATAACTAAAAggttaaaaacattcaaaagtcagggataaattattttataataaaacataagttttttttttaatgatctaCAAATTAAGTAAGAGAAAATGGGACTAAAGATATTTCGGAAACAaagaattcaatattatatctagagacgaaacctctcgtCATTCCATGGATTTATCGTGCCGGTGTttgggtccatcgcgttgcagggagagaagCTTCAACGGTACCTAGGACTTGCGACTCAGGCAGTCACAagtcacaaaataattatacaatttaaatatattggaattgtttattaaacgttacaaataatacaacaaacatattttttaaacacgtaaacgtatgttaataaaaacatgaatataTGAATAGACATAAAGGCATAAAATGAAGAGTCTTCATTAGGTTTCTACACACTTAAGTGACAATTTCGTAAAATTGGCCTAATTAGAAGAACACTTTATATATTCAGACAAGCTGTGCTAAAGTGTGTGCTCTGTACCGTGAAAGAATTAGAAAGGAGACCATTAAAGATATTACAACGCcgtgaagatatttttatataaataaaacccatctttaacaaaactataccTTCACACCACACCGTACATTTATAACCAAGTCTCTTACGAAAGCAAAAGACAGACGGTCTAATGAGGATTTCTTATACAAATGGTAAACTATGTgggtatatacaaaaatatcagtgttgttaattatttcaaatatagaataacTGTGTACTCATCTAGGTAATATTAAAACCGAATTTACGTAACGCTACATGATGCTGTGCAAATCCAAAACagataaaatctatatttattcaatcaaATATAGATTGGATTGACATCTGACGTTAACTATCAAAATTGACAAATGCCAACTTCAAGGgataatgaaaaacattttcaatgcatttagtaatgttttattgtataataaataattagctTTATCGCTGTACTTGGGCCAAGTACTAAAATAGCTTTGACcttctaaaaatttattgtgagCTATGAtccaaaaaatgtaataattattcatcaAATTAAGTGAATATATtcctgttttgttttaatatataacgaatatacgtaaaaaatatacaaatgaaatGCAATGTGCGTGAGATTGCTCAATTGAGCGACAAACCGTGTATCATGGAGGGAAGactaaattacaaaaaagttGCAAATGGAAGTTACCGTAATCAAGCAGGTaaccatttattaatattaatcaattgCTCTTTAATAAGAAACTTTATCCCGCTTTCAATTTATATGCCAAAGTTAACAGTTGAtgatctatttattttaaatttgcttaTATAAGAACTCTTTGTTTTACAGTTTTTAAGGAAAGGTGGTTTCGgcttataaacaattatcttttctattttaaaataagtgacATGGGGAAGTTTGATACAAAGCAGCCAGCTGGAATGATGGTATTAGAAAATTCATCAATACAAATGGAACATGGTCCAAGCATTTCCTTTTCATTTTCTAtatcttttatgtatgtatttttattacaatttacaaattcatttttattattatttcaatttaataccatcacaaatatgtttaatttaaagataacttattaaaatagatatgcTTATGGAGAGATATTGTTAATATGACAATGTTACTTAACATTTtgaagataaaacaaaattgttctCTTATCTCATTGAAAGAATGTTGAATTTTAGccgtaaaacattttttctatgaaatattatatcttatatcttACATATGATGTGGCTCTCtctaattgtattattaaatttccatttttatttgataagttCTCTTTTCTTACTcacttaaagaaaatatataagaaaattactcACAGGCCAAACAgttgctttttaattaaaatgatatttctttACCCATTCTCCACAACCTTTTACTCATTCTAGAGATGAACCCGAGAAAAGACATATTTTTGCCGCTCGATCTGAAGATAATGTTGTACAGTGGGTCCTTAAATTAAGACAATGTTCATATGAGTATTTAAGAAATCAGTTGCACACACTGCagtctaaaatattttcaataaccgGGAAGGTGAGAATCAATGTCTATTATGAAAATTCTTAGGAGCAttctagaatttttttttacctataCAATGTTTGTAAGTTTAGACATTATGTGCGGAAATACTGAGTTGgttgtatgatttttttgcagGACCCTTTACTGATGGTGCCGAGGAATGATGGTGCTTGCCTATGGGCTCCCTCTGTACCATTCTCGACCGCCCCTGCCTGCACTAAGAACACTACCTCATTTAGTTGCCATTTACATACAAATGGTGCATTTACACTGGAAAGAA
Protein-coding regions in this window:
- the LOC116779139 gene encoding uncharacterized protein LOC116779139, which codes for MKCNVREIAQLSDKPCIMEGRLNYKKVANGSYRNQAVFKERWFRLINNYLFYFKISDMGKFDTKQPAGMMVLENSSIQMEHGPSISFSFSISFIDEPEKRHIFAARSEDNVVQWVLKLRQCSYEYLRNQLHTLQSKIFSITGKDPLLMVPRNDGACLWAPSVPFSTAPACTKNTTSFSCHLHTNGAFTLERSKSDVQAHMHLRTDYCSSTKFYVSEVSKKETTETSQSYSLEKSKTSAQHLGSLNPLDISIFDNRPMYSRAAPSPPVRTKLSPNTRRTEINREIKTFTDISKNLGQMSILDVTPVPPRRKISPKPVNEAGKDKDDKNPNNDMLLDSSEDLIKL